The Spirochaeta lutea genomic interval CCAGAAACACTGTTAAGACAATTACATTATCCCGAATTCTGTCGACCTTTTTCGGTAGTTCCCGCGTACTTGTATTTTTATATTTCACAACAAGGATATCCTAGGCTAGGCCAGGTCAAAAATCAATATCCTCCCGGGATATTCCAATACCTTGAGGCTCGTTCAACATACATAGTTCGCAAAAGGTTGTAACATTACATCCCGGCAACACCACCCATGGGTGGACTTACTGGCTACTCCACTATATCTGGTGTCGTTTACAACCTTTTGCGCACTGCATTCAACATACCCTTTTTACACGAGCTACACGCCGGCAAAAAAATGTATCTCATTTATTTGAAATGAGTTACTGTTTTGCTATCATTGCAAAATCGGCGCACCCTGGGCTCACCTGATAGCTTCCGCTGTTCGAACAATCCCGTTATCGCTTTTTGCGAAGCCGGACCATCCTGGTTCGTAATACCTCCGCCCACCGGTAGAGGGCATACACCACCGGCCGGTACACCCGGTCCCAGGTTCCGGGATACACCACCATCTCCCCTTTGAATCCGGTTTTAAACTGGTAGAGACCGTACATGGGATGTTCTGGGTCCGGACTCGGAGGTATCCCGAAGAGGTCGTACTCATCGCATCCTGCCGCCTTTGCATCCTGAATCGCCCGCCATTGCAGGGCGTAGGCAGGCATAAGATTCCGCTTCAGATTGCTGCTTGCTCCATACAGGTAGGTGGCCCTCCGGTTCCAGAACACCACAATAATGCCCGCCAGCACATCACCCTCATGCTCAGCAAGATACAGGGCGATACCCGGGTTTTTGCCTTCCGGTGGTTCGGTCCCGGTATTCCCGGAAGAATCCCCGGTGCCGGGTGCCTCGGGATGCCCAGGGGCCGATCCCCTACCTGGGCGCTGGATACCCCCGGTGCCGGGCGCCTCGGGATGCCCAGGGACCGATCCCCTACCCGGGTGCTGGATACCCCCGGTGCCGGGTGCCTCGGAGAACAGCTCGAATAGTTGGGTATAGTAGTCCCTGCTATGGATGGTGATCCCGTCCCGCAGGGCAGTTTCCCGGTATAGTTCATACCAGGTTTCCAGATCTTTTTTTGCAGAAGTCCGGCGAACCACTACCCCCTTGCGCCGGGAAAGACGGATATTGTAGCGGTGTTTGGTCTTCATCCGGGCAATGATGGTATCTTCATCCTCCTCCAGATTGAGGATGATCGTCTGGGGGGGCTGGATATCGGCCTCACCCTTTACCAGGCCGGGGCATACCGCCTTTTCATCGTCGCCCTTTCCCCAGGCCAGACGAACGGGCCAATCCGGATCGAATCGCAGGGCCATACACCCCCGGGGCAGCAGGGACCGGATCGCCCGACCCAGATCTCTCAGAATGAACGAGCCGATATCGGATTCACTGGCTAACAGCTCTCGCAGCTCCAGGCCTATCCACCGTGGAAATTCTGCTTCAGTCTCTCCGGCTGCCTGGCCCGATGGATCCGGTTCTTTCCGCCCTCCGGGACCCATCTCCGACTCTCGGACTGCCAGGGTATCGGAATCCTCAGAACCGCTGCCTGGGGCCTCAGGGTCCGCCTCCTCTGGCTGGTACTCGAGATATTTCCTGTAGGTAGCAATAATCCCTTGAATATCCGACCACGCGGGACCATGGGGAACGTAACCGATGCTGATTCCCCCGGGCATGGACCGGACCAGGACGAGAAGAGAATGCTCCACCCCGCAGCCCCACCGGCATACCAGAAACCGGCTTGACCACCCGAACCGGCCCTTGTGCCGGGCCCATAGGGGACTCTGAAGCAGGTTCGGACCTGAGAACGAATCCGGGCAGGCACCGGGCTCATCACCCTCTCCGGGGGCTCCGGCTTTTCTCACCGAGCCTCCCCCGGGGACGCCAGGCCCCCTCACAGAGCCGTCTACAGATGATCCGGGGCCTATTCCCGAGCCCTCTTCGGAGATTCCGGCGCCTATTCCGGCATCGTCCCCGGCGCAAAGAAATACCTCCAGGCATGCCCACCGGGAAAACCAACGATACTGCTCTTCAATCCCGGGGATAATTCCCCTCCAACCTCCAAAGGTATCCGATAATCTGGACCGCAACCCGTATACTGGCATCCTTATCCTATTCTTCCCTGGGGAACCACCGGAGATGCTAGGGTCCTGCCAGCAGCTGCGAGTCCCTTGCCCCCTACGGTTACCACACCGTCCCGGGCCTCCAGGGGAATATCGAAAAAGGTATCAATATCTATCTGGGTAAGCTCATCCCCGGGCTCCCCGTCCTGGGTGGAAACCACAACCCGGGTGCCCGGCTCCGCCCAGGGTGCCTCGATAACACTCACTACCTCGCCCTCACCCTCGGGACGGCTGGCAGCCAACAGCATTCCGTGGCTCTTAACCCCCCGGAGTTTGGCAGCCTTCAGATTAGAAACCAGGATGATATGCTTCCCCAGAAGCTCATCCACGGTGTAGTGGGGAACCAGACCGGATACAATGGTCCGTTCCTGGCCGCTGCCGTCATCCAGGGTCTCGATGTACAGCTTGTCCGCTTCCGGATGCTGCTCAACTCCGGTTATCACCGCCACTCTGAGGTCAACACGCTTGGTGAAGCGCTGATCCAGGGTCAGGTCCTTATCCTCCAGGGCAATCTTCTCCGCCTTGGTTAACTTCTTCGGCTGCTCCTGGGTGTCTGTAGAATCTGTCATGGGTTTTCCCTTCTGCTTTTTTTTATTCTTAGGTGATTGTAATGCCACTGCATCCCCTGGGGCATGGGAGGACTTCTCAGCAGTCTTGGCGTCCCGGGCAGCCCGCTCAGCCTGGGAACCGCTGAAGCGCTCGCGTAACCCGGAGATCTGATCGTCATCCAGCTGCTTAAAGAGGATCTCCGCCTCCCCCAGAAGGGTGATACCCCGGGGCAGACCGGCCTCGTGCCAATCCTCGGTGGGGCATCCCAGGAATCCGCTGATCCGCTGGCTTGTCTCCGGCAAATAGGGCCGGATGAAGATTGCCAGATCCCGAACCAAGTACACCAGGTTCGCCATGATACGCCGGGCGCGGTCAGGATCGTTAGTACGCAGCTTCCAGGGCTCATTCTCCTGGAACACCTTGTTCCCGAAGTCCGCAAGATCGAAAATAGCCCGCAGACCGTCCCGGAGCTCCGCCCACTCCAGATGCTTCTCGATGGTCTCCTTATGGCTCTTAATGGTATCCCAGAACTTGCGGTTTTCCGGATCATCCAAATCTACAGAATCAACCTGACCTCCGAAGAACCGCTTTTGAAAACTCAGGGTCCTATTTACCAGGTTTGCCAGGTTACCGATCAGTTCCTTGTTTACCTTGTCCTGGAAATCTTTCCAGGTAAATACATAGTCGCTGGTTTCGGGACGGTTGTAGAAGATATAAAACCGCCATACATCTGCGGGAATACCGGTATCCTGGACATCGTTCCCAAACACCCCGATTCCCTTGCTCTTGGAGAATTTTCCGCTTTCGTAGTTCAGATATTCGGAGCTGGACATGTGATGAAGCATGGTCCATTCTTCCCCGGTGGCCAGCAGGCTAGAGGGGAAAATAACCGTATGAAAGGGGATGTTATCCTTCCCTATGAATTGAAAGAGCTCCACCTCCTTGGGGTTCTTCCACCACTGCTGCCACTGATCGGTCAACTCTGCGGTAATTGACACGTACCCGATGGGGGCGTCAAACCATACATAGAAGACCTTATCCTCAAATCCCTCCAAGGGTACTGGAATTCCCCATTTTAGATCCCGGGTAATGGCCCGCTCCTTTAATCCGTCGCGGATCCATGCCTGGGTCATTTGAATTGCGTTCCGTGCCCACTGTCCCTCCACGGAGGCCTTGCCCATCCATTCTTGTAAGAGGGGCAGCACCTTGGGAAGATCCAGGTACAAATGGGTCGTCTCCCGGAGAACCGGGGTGGTGTTATCCAAGATGCTCTTGGGCTCGATGAGCTCCGAAGGGTCCAGCAATTTCCCACAATCCTCACACTGGTCGCCCCGGGCATCCTGATATCCGCAGTGGGGGCAGGTTCCCCGGACATACCGGTCTGCCAGGAACATATCCGAGGCTTCGGAGTACAGCTGTTTAATGGTGTGTTGGTTGATATACCCTGCCTGATACACCTTGGAGAATATATCCTGGACGATCCGGGTCTGGTATTCTGTACTCGTCCTGCCAAAATGATCAAACTGGATGTTGAACCAGGAATAAATATCCCGGTGAACGGTATGGTAGCGGTCGCAAAGCTCCCTGGGGCTTACACCCTCCTCCCGGGCCTTGGTCTCGGTGGCGGTTCCATATTCATCGGTCCCGCAGACATAAAGGGTTTCATAACCCATTTGCCGGCAGTACCGGGCAAATACATCAGCGGAAAGCACTTGAATGAGGTTCCCCAGGTGGGGAATATTATTCACATAGGGTAAGGCGGAGGTAACCAATCGTTTCTTCATATCCAGGTACATTACCTGCCCCCCAACCCCCTGTCAAGCTTCAGGAGGTTTTGCCCGAGTCCCTGGCTTCCCTTTTTACCGGGTGGTCAGATGATTTCGAATATTCCTCACCCGAGGGTGTATACTACAGAGAAGTCCAACCGCCTGCCATGTCAAACCGGGTTTCTTGACGACGGGGTGTCCGGTAGGTATGTTGGTATAAGGAATAGGAGGAATCATGTCGGATAACGTCAAAAACATGTTTCCCCAGGGTATGCCGAAAATCAGCCCCAAACTAATCATTCTGGTAATTGTAGTCGTCCTGATAGCGGGCGTCGCAATGACAAGTTTTTTTGTCGTCGACCAGACTGAAGAGGCTGTGGTACTACGCTTGGGAAGATACAACCGAACCGTCGGACCGGGGCTTCAGTGGAAGTGGCCCCTGGGATTGGAAAAAAATCTCAATGTGGAGACCCAGATCATTAAGAATATGGAATTCGGATTCCGCAGAACCACAGGGGTATCAACTTCCAGGGACTTCGTTGAAGAATCTATAATGTTGACGGGTGACCTAAATATCGTGGATGTAGAATGGATCATCCAGTACCGGATATCTGACCCCTATCAATGGTTATTCAACCTGGAGGATCAGGAGCGTACTATCCGGGATATCAGCCAATCGGTCTTGAATCAGTTGGTAGGCGACAGAGCCATTCTCAATATTTTAGGTAGCTCCCGGGAAGAAATTGAAATCGGGAGTCAGGATTTATTGAATCAGTATTTCGAAAATTACGGTTTAGGCGTGAATGTCACCGCTGTTAGACTGCAAAATATTGTGCCACCCGTTGGCCGGGTCCAGGACGCGTTTGAAGATGTGAACAAAGCAATCCAGGATATGAACCGGTTGATAAACGAGGGAAGAGAGGCCATTAACCGGGAAATCCCCAGAGCACGAGGCCAGGCTCAACAGGAAATTCAGATTGCCCAGGGGTACGCAACCGAACGTATCAACCGGGCGCAGGGGGATGTGGCGCGTTTTAATGCCGTTCTGGAAGAGTATGAGGATGATCCGGAAACCACCCGGGATCGCTTGTATTACGAAGCAATGGAAGAGGTCTTCTCCGGCCAGGAGGGAATTCGGCTCATAGACCGAAATCTGGATAATGTTCTACCTCTCTTCAACCTCAATAACCAGGGAGGCGTCCAATGAAAAAGACACTTATAGTTCTTGGCGTACTTGTGGTCCTGGTAGTAATCATATTATTAGCCGGTCCCTTTTATATTGTTCATGAGGGTGAGCAAGCTGTTGTAGTAAGACTCGGTCGTATCGTTGATGTTGAGACCGAAGCGGGGCTTAAATTCAAGACGCCCTTTATAGATAATGTGGTTACCTACTCAGCGAAAATTTTATCCTGGGATGGGGATGCAAAGCGTATGCCCACTGCTGAGCAGCAATTCATATGGGTTGATACCACAGCTCGCTGGCGGATTGAGGATCCACGAAAATTCTACACCACCATCAATACCATGAATGCTGCCGCAAACCGTCTGGATGGGATCATTGACAGTGCTGTACGAACAATAATTTCTAGAAACAGCATTGAGGAGGCTGTTAGAAACTCCAATATCATCAACGAAGTAACCGTCATTGATGAAATAACCCAGTCCACTGGACAGGATATTGACGAGGCAGAGATTGAGGAAAACCTTGACCTAATAAGCGAGGATGAGACCCAAAAGACTGTAGAAATAGGCCGGCTCGCCCTCTCCAACCGCATGCTGGAAGCAGCCCAAGCCACCGTTGACGACTTCGGCATCGAGCTCATCGACGTGGTTATCCGGCAAATCCGGTACAGCGACGACCTGACGGAATCGGTGTACGAACGGATGATTACCGAACGGAATCGTATCGCCCAGTTTTACCGCGCCTTGGGCGAAGGTCAGAAACAGCGACTGTTAGGGGAACTGGAAAACCAAAAGCGGAGTATCCTGTCCGAGGCCTATCGCCAGGCTGAGGAAATCAAGGGTAGCGCTGATGCCCAGGCGGCTCAGATTTACTCCCAATCCTACAGTCAGAATACAGGGTTCTTTAACTTCTGGCGGAGTATCGAAAGTTACCGGCGGACCATCCCCGGCTTTGAGAAGGTGCTCTCCACCGAGCTGGATTATTTCCAGTACCTGGATAGCCCTCAAGGAAGATAGGATCTAAAACAGATAGATCATCACCGCACCCCCGGAATCCCGGGGGTGTTTTTTTTGGGGGGGAGGCATGGTTACATCGAAGCCAGAATGGGAAGGATTGTCAGATCGTGAACCGAGGGATTGTCACATCCGTGAGTTGGGAGCCCCAGGGTCCGTCCTGCATAGGTATCAGCCCGTCCCTACTAGAGCCGGGAGCGCACCCTTCGATCCAAGGCCTCCAGACGTTCACCCAAGCCGCGAAATCCCCTTGAAGAAGGCAAAGTGGATTGGGACAACCCACAGGCCTCATGAAGCCTGTCATACCAGGAGAGGTAGTCCTCCCGATATTTCTTGAAGGCAAACTTCCGTAAGCTGGCCACCAGCAGCTTGTGGAGTTTCGTTTGGTGGGATTTTGGCACGGGAGCCGTCGATGTTTCGAAACCCTGGAGAACCGTAAAAATGAGTTCGACCCGGGTACGGTAGTCTTCCACCAGGAGGGACTCGAGCAGCGCGATTACCGGATCTGCAGTTTCGTCCTCCAAAAGCACCTGGGCGGCAATCCGGGGATGCTGAAATGCGCATTGTCCCGGCATGATGATCTTCCGCTCAGCCAGCCAGGTATCAATACCGCGGCTACGGATCTGCTCAGGATCAAACACCGCCCGTACAATCCGATCTACCCTCCTGCGGCGGGCAAGATCCTCCAAGCCTGCCACCTGTACCCGGCCGGTTTTACCCTGGGTGTCTACTACAAGAACGAGCTCATGGTTGTTCACCGAGCGCCGGGGGCTCTGCCGTCCGCCCCGGTAGGTTGTGTAGGGCTGAACGGCGGTTTGCACTGAGCCGTACCGAGAAAGCAGCCCCAGGAGGGTATCCTGGGGGATGACCCCCTCGGTATTGTAGCTGAGAACGATGAACCGGCAGTCCAGGGCTTCCAATAGACGGTGCATGGCCTGGTAGGCCCGGGGACGTGAACAGTAATCCGACCGGGTAGCGATCCAATCACCCCGGATCCCCGCCTTCTGAATCAATTCTCCCCGAGCATCCAGGGTCAGGGGTGCCGGGGGCTGGTCCCAGAGGACGATACTGTTCAGCATGAAGTAGTTGGAGCCGTACTGGTGGATGTTATATGGCGGATCCAGGTAGGCAATATCTACCCTGCCAGCCTGTTCGGCGGCTGCCACGGCATCAACCCCGGTAACCACGTGCAGCCCCCGGGTCTCCGGGCGGTTGATCAGTACCGGATCCTCCAGTTCCATAGGGGACATGATCCGGGAAAGGGCATCCCTGCCCAGGCCGCCGAATCCCCGGTGGTAGGCCTTAAATAACCCCGAGGTGTTCGCGTGGGTGGCTGCCTCGTAGAGCAGCAGTGCGAGTAACAAATCCTGGGTCAAGGAGTCGTTACCAGGAATCCTGGTCAATATATACTGCCTGGCTGCATCCAGGTACCGGGCGTTCTCCTGGGTGTAGAATAACCGTTCCCTGCCTATCCGGGGATTCTGGGTGTCAAAGGGTGCAAACCACCGCTGAATGTATCCTGGTTGGTCACGCTGTGAGGCATATTGTTTACCCGATTCTTGGGTGTATAACTGATTAATATGTTCCCGGATGCGGCTGAATTCCGGTTCGTGGTCTGCCTTATGATCGGCATCGTAGTACAGGTATGCCCGGCAGAGAACCTGCGCGTAGGGCTCCCAATCGTTGGCATAAACCGCCATCCCCATCATTTTCGCTAACCGTGCTACCGATCCGGTTCCGGCGAAGGGATCCAGAAACCGAAGGGGAGGAAGCTTCCCGGAACCAGGGGTAGAAGGACGTGGCCGGGAGGAGTGCAGCTCCGAGAGTAGCTGGGAAAACACCTCTTCCAAAAAGGGCAGCAGCCGGCGTTTGTTACCGATGTAGGCCGGAAGCTGATTGGTGAGGTAGGATGATTCTAACGGGGTTGCCTTCACTGATACCGATCCCTTTACTCCTCATGCTTGCGCGAGGTACCGCCAATTGGTACACTTCGCAAAATGAACACTCCGAGGGTATCAGCTTTATTCCAGAACTGCAATTCCGCAGTATTCAGCAGCAGGGCCAATCCGCATGTTACCGGAATCAGCTACGACAGCCGAACGGTAGAGCCGGGTTTTCTCTTTTTTGCAATTCCCGGGGTGCACACCGACGGTCACCGCTTCATTCCCCAGGCTATCAACGCAGGTGCTGCAGCCATCTTCCATAACCGCCCTCAGGCAGAACTCCTTGACCAGCTTTCTTCACAGATTAACCGGGCGAGACTGTCATCGGTGCTGTTTATCCAGGTTGAGGATGTAAGAAGGACGATGGCGGAGGTAAGCGCAGAGTTTTACCGCAGGCCCCAGGATACCCTTTCCCTCATCGGTGTAACCGGGACCGATGGAAAGAGCACCACAGTCTCCCTCATTTACCAACTTCTCAGCCTCCTG includes:
- the hflK gene encoding FtsH protease activity modulator HflK, which encodes MSDNVKNMFPQGMPKISPKLIILVIVVVLIAGVAMTSFFVVDQTEEAVVLRLGRYNRTVGPGLQWKWPLGLEKNLNVETQIIKNMEFGFRRTTGVSTSRDFVEESIMLTGDLNIVDVEWIIQYRISDPYQWLFNLEDQERTIRDISQSVLNQLVGDRAILNILGSSREEIEIGSQDLLNQYFENYGLGVNVTAVRLQNIVPPVGRVQDAFEDVNKAIQDMNRLINEGREAINREIPRARGQAQQEIQIAQGYATERINRAQGDVARFNAVLEEYEDDPETTRDRLYYEAMEEVFSGQEGIRLIDRNLDNVLPLFNLNNQGGVQ
- the metG gene encoding methionine--tRNA ligase, which gives rise to MKKRLVTSALPYVNNIPHLGNLIQVLSADVFARYCRQMGYETLYVCGTDEYGTATETKAREEGVSPRELCDRYHTVHRDIYSWFNIQFDHFGRTSTEYQTRIVQDIFSKVYQAGYINQHTIKQLYSEASDMFLADRYVRGTCPHCGYQDARGDQCEDCGKLLDPSELIEPKSILDNTTPVLRETTHLYLDLPKVLPLLQEWMGKASVEGQWARNAIQMTQAWIRDGLKERAITRDLKWGIPVPLEGFEDKVFYVWFDAPIGYVSITAELTDQWQQWWKNPKEVELFQFIGKDNIPFHTVIFPSSLLATGEEWTMLHHMSSSEYLNYESGKFSKSKGIGVFGNDVQDTGIPADVWRFYIFYNRPETSDYVFTWKDFQDKVNKELIGNLANLVNRTLSFQKRFFGGQVDSVDLDDPENRKFWDTIKSHKETIEKHLEWAELRDGLRAIFDLADFGNKVFQENEPWKLRTNDPDRARRIMANLVYLVRDLAIFIRPYLPETSQRISGFLGCPTEDWHEAGLPRGITLLGEAEILFKQLDDDQISGLRERFSGSQAERAARDAKTAEKSSHAPGDAVALQSPKNKKKQKGKPMTDSTDTQEQPKKLTKAEKIALEDKDLTLDQRFTKRVDLRVAVITGVEQHPEADKLYIETLDDGSGQERTIVSGLVPHYTVDELLGKHIILVSNLKAAKLRGVKSHGMLLAASRPEGEGEVVSVIEAPWAEPGTRVVVSTQDGEPGDELTQIDIDTFFDIPLEARDGVVTVGGKGLAAAGRTLASPVVPQGRIG
- a CDS encoding lipid II:glycine glycyltransferase FemX translates to MRSRLSDTFGGWRGIIPGIEEQYRWFSRWACLEVFLCAGDDAGIGAGISEEGSGIGPGSSVDGSVRGPGVPGGGSVRKAGAPGEGDEPGACPDSFSGPNLLQSPLWARHKGRFGWSSRFLVCRWGCGVEHSLLVLVRSMPGGISIGYVPHGPAWSDIQGIIATYRKYLEYQPEEADPEAPGSGSEDSDTLAVRESEMGPGGRKEPDPSGQAAGETEAEFPRWIGLELRELLASESDIGSFILRDLGRAIRSLLPRGCMALRFDPDWPVRLAWGKGDDEKAVCPGLVKGEADIQPPQTIILNLEEDEDTIIARMKTKHRYNIRLSRRKGVVVRRTSAKKDLETWYELYRETALRDGITIHSRDYYTQLFELFSEAPGTGGIQHPGRGSVPGHPEAPGTGGIQRPGRGSAPGHPEAPGTGDSSGNTGTEPPEGKNPGIALYLAEHEGDVLAGIIVVFWNRRATYLYGASSNLKRNLMPAYALQWRAIQDAKAAGCDEYDLFGIPPSPDPEHPMYGLYQFKTGFKGEMVVYPGTWDRVYRPVVYALYRWAEVLRTRMVRLRKKR
- the hflC gene encoding protease modulator HflC, encoding MKKTLIVLGVLVVLVVIILLAGPFYIVHEGEQAVVVRLGRIVDVETEAGLKFKTPFIDNVVTYSAKILSWDGDAKRMPTAEQQFIWVDTTARWRIEDPRKFYTTINTMNAAANRLDGIIDSAVRTIISRNSIEEAVRNSNIINEVTVIDEITQSTGQDIDEAEIEENLDLISEDETQKTVEIGRLALSNRMLEAAQATVDDFGIELIDVVIRQIRYSDDLTESVYERMITERNRIAQFYRALGEGQKQRLLGELENQKRSILSEAYRQAEEIKGSADAQAAQIYSQSYSQNTGFFNFWRSIESYRRTIPGFEKVLSTELDYFQYLDSPQGR
- a CDS encoding DNA adenine methylase, which encodes MKATPLESSYLTNQLPAYIGNKRRLLPFLEEVFSQLLSELHSSRPRPSTPGSGKLPPLRFLDPFAGTGSVARLAKMMGMAVYANDWEPYAQVLCRAYLYYDADHKADHEPEFSRIREHINQLYTQESGKQYASQRDQPGYIQRWFAPFDTQNPRIGRERLFYTQENARYLDAARQYILTRIPGNDSLTQDLLLALLLYEAATHANTSGLFKAYHRGFGGLGRDALSRIMSPMELEDPVLINRPETRGLHVVTGVDAVAAAEQAGRVDIAYLDPPYNIHQYGSNYFMLNSIVLWDQPPAPLTLDARGELIQKAGIRGDWIATRSDYCSRPRAYQAMHRLLEALDCRFIVLSYNTEGVIPQDTLLGLLSRYGSVQTAVQPYTTYRGGRQSPRRSVNNHELVLVVDTQGKTGRVQVAGLEDLARRRRVDRIVRAVFDPEQIRSRGIDTWLAERKIIMPGQCAFQHPRIAAQVLLEDETADPVIALLESLLVEDYRTRVELIFTVLQGFETSTAPVPKSHQTKLHKLLVASLRKFAFKKYREDYLSWYDRLHEACGLSQSTLPSSRGFRGLGERLEALDRRVRSRL